The following are encoded in a window of Salinigranum halophilum genomic DNA:
- a CDS encoding AMP phosphorylase, with protein MQFTVEPVDIASRSPTVLLNESDAAELGVHPLDRVHLDHEGGTTVGIVELTDQLVPPGVVGTTRRLDAVTGPVDVSLAPTPASVRYIRKKLDDIELESREFERIVHDITEERLADVELGAYVAGVYANGLSLQETLHLTEQMTAVGEVITWDRDVVADKHSIGGVPGNRVTPVLVPLVASAGLTIPKTSSRAVTSAAGTADTMEVFCDVSFTRAEVERLVDEVGACIVWGGAVNLSPVDDKIIRAETPLSLDPPGQLIASVLSKKKSAGSTHVVVDIPYGEGAKMESLARAREFATDIRRVGEHIGLSVECAITLGSQPIGRGVGPTLEARDVLETLDGAGPADLRLKSIRLADVLFECCDVDADATELLDSGAALDRFRRIVAAQGGDPDVSPGDLSAGRHTRVVHADRSGIVTHVDNRLVNDVARRAGAPRDHGAGVDLHCRAGDTVEAGEPLCTVHADVDAKLDDASSLIDRSELIRVRGARETLVERV; from the coding sequence ATGCAGTTCACCGTCGAACCGGTCGACATCGCCTCGCGGTCGCCGACAGTGCTGTTGAACGAGAGCGACGCGGCCGAACTCGGCGTGCACCCGCTCGACCGAGTCCACCTCGACCACGAGGGCGGGACGACCGTCGGCATCGTCGAACTCACCGACCAGCTCGTCCCGCCCGGCGTCGTCGGGACGACGCGTCGGCTCGATGCCGTCACAGGCCCCGTCGACGTCTCCCTGGCACCGACACCGGCGTCGGTCCGATACATCCGTAAGAAGCTCGACGACATCGAACTCGAGAGCCGCGAGTTCGAGCGAATCGTCCACGACATCACCGAAGAGCGGCTCGCTGACGTCGAACTCGGTGCCTACGTCGCTGGTGTGTACGCGAACGGCCTCTCGCTGCAGGAGACGCTGCACCTCACAGAACAGATGACGGCCGTCGGCGAGGTCATCACCTGGGACCGCGACGTCGTCGCGGACAAACACTCCATCGGGGGGGTCCCGGGCAACCGCGTCACCCCGGTACTGGTCCCGCTCGTCGCCAGTGCGGGGCTCACGATACCGAAGACGTCGTCGCGCGCCGTGACGTCGGCCGCGGGGACCGCAGACACGATGGAGGTGTTCTGCGACGTCTCTTTTACCCGCGCCGAGGTCGAACGGCTCGTCGACGAGGTCGGCGCGTGTATCGTCTGGGGGGGTGCGGTGAACCTCTCGCCGGTCGACGACAAGATCATCCGCGCGGAGACACCGCTCTCGTTGGACCCCCCTGGACAGCTCATCGCCTCGGTCCTCTCGAAGAAAAAGAGCGCGGGCTCGACCCACGTCGTCGTCGACATCCCGTACGGCGAGGGCGCGAAGATGGAGAGCCTGGCGCGCGCCCGGGAGTTCGCGACCGACATCCGTCGGGTGGGCGAACACATCGGACTGTCCGTCGAGTGTGCCATCACGCTCGGGTCACAACCCATCGGACGCGGGGTCGGACCGACGCTCGAGGCGCGCGACGTGCTCGAGACGCTCGACGGGGCGGGACCGGCCGACCTCCGACTCAAGAGCATCCGCCTCGCGGACGTGCTGTTCGAGTGCTGTGACGTCGACGCCGACGCGACCGAACTCCTCGACTCCGGCGCGGCGCTCGACCGGTTCAGGCGCATCGTCGCCGCCCAGGGCGGCGACCCGGACGTCTCGCCCGGCGACCTCTCCGCCGGGAGACACACCCGAGTCGTCCACGCCGACCGCAGTGGCATCGTCACCCACGTCGACAACCGCCTCGTGAACGACGTCGCGAGGCGGGCGGGGGCCCCGAGAGACCACGGTGCCGGCGTCGACCTCCACTGCCGCGCCGGCGACACCGTCGAAGCAGGGGAGCCGCTCTGTACCGTCCACGCCGACGTCGATGCCAAACTCGACGACGCCTCGTCGCTCATCGACCGGTCGGAGCTGATTCGCGTCCGCGGGGCGCGAGAGACGCTCGTCGAGCGCGTCTGA
- a CDS encoding DEAD/DEAH box helicase, whose product MRVRDLPLADDLVAHYEAAGITDLYPPQAAAVDAGITRGENVVVAVPTASGKTFIAELAMLTSGGPALYIVPLRALAREKYETFSDLPGVEVGISTGDLDSTAELGAYDVVVATAEKVDSAIRSGASWVDDLACVVVDEVHLLGSKGRGPTLEVTMATLGRRAPDVQIVALSATVDNPDEIADWLGAELVRSRWRPVDLRTGVYAEGRVDFDDGSTLPVAVDTDGDGDGDEDAGTAATVELVRGAIDDGGQCLAFVRSRREAETLAARLAEAGVGAAAAADELGEEVRDAGRADTGRRLAECVEGGVAFHHAGLRAEHRALVENAFRDRALKCICATPTLAAGVNVPARRVVIRDQQRYTGSGMEWLPVLEVHQMCGRAGRPHLDPYGEAVLVADDEDGRAELEDRYVGAEPEAVESQLADREALRTHVLAIVASGFADSQGGILDLLDATFYAHDRPEEGLAGLVESVVDDLVEWEMLAAQNGEGAETLTATTLGEAVSRQYIAPQTGARVVSGIETMRGMETVTGLTALEVVCDTPDMHGTYLGNRERAAMYQFARRHAAELTTDMGATDRFERWLEAVKTARILLEWADGASTDALVEEYRIGPGDLESRVERAQWLLGAAAAVADVVGGDGSAFRSVRERLAPDVSDG is encoded by the coding sequence ATGCGCGTTCGTGACCTGCCGCTCGCCGACGACCTCGTCGCCCACTACGAGGCCGCGGGTATCACCGACCTCTATCCGCCGCAGGCGGCGGCCGTCGACGCGGGCATCACCCGCGGCGAGAACGTCGTCGTCGCCGTCCCCACCGCGAGCGGAAAGACGTTCATCGCCGAGCTCGCGATGCTCACCTCTGGCGGCCCGGCGCTGTACATCGTCCCGCTCCGCGCGCTCGCCCGCGAGAAGTACGAGACGTTCTCCGACCTCCCCGGCGTCGAGGTCGGCATCTCCACGGGCGACCTCGATTCGACGGCGGAACTCGGCGCGTACGACGTCGTCGTCGCCACGGCCGAGAAGGTCGACTCCGCCATCAGAAGCGGGGCGTCCTGGGTCGACGACCTCGCCTGCGTCGTCGTCGACGAGGTCCACCTCCTCGGCTCCAAAGGCAGAGGGCCGACACTCGAAGTGACCATGGCGACGCTCGGCCGCCGCGCCCCCGACGTCCAGATCGTGGCGCTGTCGGCGACGGTCGACAACCCCGACGAGATCGCCGACTGGCTCGGGGCCGAACTCGTCCGGAGCCGGTGGCGTCCCGTCGACCTCCGCACCGGCGTCTACGCCGAGGGACGCGTCGACTTCGACGACGGCTCGACCCTGCCGGTCGCGGTCGACACGGACGGAGACGGGGATGGGGACGAGGACGCGGGGACGGCGGCGACGGTCGAACTCGTCCGCGGGGCCATCGACGACGGCGGCCAGTGCCTCGCGTTCGTGCGCTCGCGCCGCGAGGCGGAAACGCTCGCGGCACGCCTGGCCGAGGCCGGCGTCGGGGCGGCCGCCGCGGCGGACGAACTCGGCGAGGAGGTTCGAGACGCCGGCCGGGCCGACACGGGGCGGCGACTCGCCGAGTGCGTCGAGGGCGGCGTCGCGTTCCACCACGCCGGCCTCCGCGCCGAACACCGCGCTCTCGTCGAGAACGCCTTCCGGGACCGAGCGCTGAAGTGCATCTGCGCGACGCCGACGCTCGCCGCCGGGGTGAACGTCCCCGCGCGGCGGGTCGTCATCCGCGACCAGCAACGCTACACGGGGTCGGGGATGGAGTGGCTCCCCGTCCTCGAGGTCCACCAGATGTGCGGGCGGGCGGGTCGACCGCACCTCGACCCTTACGGCGAGGCGGTGCTGGTCGCCGACGACGAGGACGGACGGGCGGAACTGGAAGACCGATACGTCGGCGCGGAACCGGAGGCCGTCGAGTCCCAACTGGCCGACCGGGAGGCGCTCCGGACCCACGTCCTCGCCATCGTCGCCTCGGGCTTCGCCGACTCCCAGGGAGGGATACTCGACCTGCTCGACGCCACGTTCTACGCGCACGACCGGCCCGAGGAAGGCCTCGCTGGCCTCGTCGAGAGCGTGGTCGACGACCTGGTCGAGTGGGAGATGCTCGCCGCCCAGAACGGGGAGGGTGCGGAGACGCTGACGGCGACGACGCTCGGCGAGGCCGTCTCCCGCCAGTACATCGCGCCGCAGACCGGCGCGCGCGTCGTCAGTGGCATCGAGACGATGCGGGGGATGGAGACCGTCACCGGCCTCACCGCGCTCGAGGTCGTCTGCGACACGCCGGACATGCACGGCACCTACCTCGGAAATCGCGAGCGGGCGGCGATGTACCAGTTCGCCCGGCGCCACGCGGCCGAACTCACCACCGACATGGGCGCGACCGACCGGTTCGAGCGGTGGCTCGAGGCGGTGAAGACCGCCCGCATCCTGCTCGAGTGGGCCGACGGCGCGTCGACGGACGCCCTCGTCGAGGAGTACCGCATCGGGCCGGGCGACCTCGAATCGCGCGTCGAGCGCGCGCAGTGGCTACTCGGTGCCGCGGCCGCCGTCGCGGACGTGGTCGGCGGTGACGGGTCGGCGTTCAGGAGCGTTCGAGAGCGACTCGCACCGGACGTGTCGGACGGGTAA
- a CDS encoding 2,3-butanediol dehydrogenase, which produces MRAAVYYGQKDVRVEDVEPATVGRGQVRVDVETCGICGTDLHEYAAGPIFIPGEAPHPLSGKQMPITMGHEFSGVVSEVGDGVESLDEGDAVAINPILHCGECRQCAEGNYHICADINFVGLAADGGFSENVVVAEHQAVPLAEGVPIEHGALVEPLAVGLHAVRRAGVQAGDSVAVFGSGPIGLSVIQSLRAAGAGDIIVSEPRKARRELATESGATHLVDPTEVDAVEEIHDLTGGGVDNAFEVAGIEATYKQSIQATRPQGTTTIVSIFEEEASAHPLGIVTGERSIQGTLAYLGGPRSGEEYGMVIDMLADGTLDVDPLITARIDLDDIIDEGFESLLDPESDQVKILVKP; this is translated from the coding sequence ATGCGCGCAGCAGTTTACTACGGTCAGAAGGACGTGAGAGTCGAAGACGTCGAACCCGCGACAGTTGGACGGGGGCAGGTGCGGGTCGACGTGGAGACCTGTGGCATCTGCGGGACGGACCTGCACGAGTACGCCGCAGGTCCCATCTTCATTCCGGGCGAGGCACCCCACCCGCTCTCGGGCAAGCAGATGCCCATCACGATGGGCCACGAGTTCAGCGGCGTGGTGAGCGAAGTCGGCGACGGCGTCGAGTCGCTCGACGAGGGTGACGCGGTCGCTATCAACCCCATCCTCCACTGCGGCGAGTGCCGCCAGTGCGCCGAGGGCAACTACCACATCTGTGCGGACATCAACTTCGTCGGTCTCGCCGCCGACGGTGGGTTCTCCGAGAACGTGGTCGTGGCCGAACACCAGGCGGTCCCGCTCGCCGAGGGGGTCCCCATCGAACACGGGGCGCTCGTCGAACCGCTGGCCGTCGGCCTGCACGCGGTCCGCCGCGCGGGTGTCCAGGCCGGCGACTCGGTCGCCGTGTTCGGCAGCGGCCCCATCGGCCTCTCGGTCATCCAGTCGCTCCGCGCCGCGGGTGCGGGCGACATCATCGTCTCCGAACCCCGGAAGGCCCGCCGGGAACTGGCGACGGAGTCCGGTGCGACCCACCTCGTCGACCCGACGGAGGTGGACGCGGTCGAGGAGATACACGACCTCACCGGTGGCGGTGTCGACAACGCGTTCGAGGTCGCCGGCATCGAGGCGACGTACAAGCAGTCCATCCAGGCCACCCGGCCGCAGGGGACGACCACCATCGTCAGCATCTTCGAGGAGGAAGCGAGCGCACACCCGCTCGGCATCGTCACCGGCGAGCGCTCGATACAGGGGACGTTGGCGTACCTCGGCGGGCCACGGTCGGGCGAGGAGTACGGGATGGTCATCGACATGCTCGCGGACGGCACGCTGGACGTCGACCCCCTCATCACCGCGCGAATCGACCTCGACGACATCATCGACGAGGGCTTCGAGTCGCTGCTCGACCCCGAGAGCGACCAGGTGAAAATCCTCGTCAAGCCCTGA
- a CDS encoding sodium:calcium antiporter, whose protein sequence is MLVELALFVVGLAALVVGSDRAVTAAAEVAKFYGISPFFIGVTLISVGTSVPEMVTSVYGAWYGAGDIVVGNIVGSETAQITLAIGIVALISPIVAERRNVMIYGGAMTLAMVVMLLTLDDGVVQRSEGVLMMLAYVNFVYTLYTNEGGSEVAEEIVEESEPPERALPLVVGGLALVVVGGHLLVTNGVAIARVVGVSEFLIGILTGLGTTAPEVFVAGLAAHRGDSGISVGSILGSNITDPVFSLGVGALVTDVVVTDLGAVQSAAAYMLVVSLLVLGLFYWRRGIGRRAALGCLALYLPSFLFV, encoded by the coding sequence ATGCTGGTCGAACTCGCCCTGTTCGTCGTCGGCCTCGCGGCACTCGTCGTCGGGTCGGACCGCGCCGTGACGGCCGCGGCCGAAGTCGCCAAGTTCTACGGAATCTCGCCGTTCTTCATCGGCGTCACGCTCATCTCGGTCGGCACGTCGGTACCGGAGATGGTGACGTCGGTGTACGGCGCGTGGTACGGCGCGGGCGACATCGTCGTCGGGAACATCGTCGGCTCCGAAACGGCGCAGATCACGCTCGCCATCGGCATCGTCGCGCTTATCTCACCCATCGTCGCCGAGCGGCGGAACGTGATGATATACGGCGGCGCGATGACGCTCGCGATGGTCGTGATGCTCCTGACGCTCGACGACGGCGTCGTCCAGCGGTCGGAGGGCGTGTTGATGATGCTCGCGTACGTGAACTTCGTCTACACGCTGTACACCAACGAGGGCGGGAGCGAGGTCGCCGAGGAGATCGTCGAGGAGTCCGAACCCCCCGAGCGGGCGTTACCGCTGGTCGTCGGTGGGCTCGCCCTGGTCGTCGTCGGGGGACACCTGCTCGTGACCAACGGAGTCGCTATCGCCCGTGTCGTCGGTGTGTCGGAGTTCCTCATCGGCATCCTCACCGGCCTCGGGACGACGGCACCGGAGGTCTTCGTCGCGGGACTGGCCGCCCACCGGGGCGATTCGGGCATCTCCGTCGGGTCTATTCTCGGGAGCAACATCACCGACCCCGTCTTCTCGCTCGGAGTCGGCGCGCTCGTCACCGACGTGGTCGTGACGGACCTCGGAGCCGTCCAGTCGGCGGCGGCGTACATGCTCGTCGTCTCGCTTCTCGTGCTCGGACTGTTCTACTGGCGTCGCGGCATCGGCCGCCGGGCGGCGCTCGGCTGTCTCGCGCTGTATCTGCCGTCGTTCCTGTTCGTGTGA
- a CDS encoding pyridoxal phosphate-dependent aminotransferase produces MSEHEFDFAARVERVEPSATLAISNLASELEAQGKDVVDLSVGEPDFPTPDNVVRAGKDAIDAGHTGYTSSNGIPELREAIATKLQGNGIDCGSENIVVTPGGKQGLFEVIQTIVDDGDEVVLLDPAWVSYEAMVKLAGGTLSRVDLSPYDFQLEPALDDLAEAVSDDTELLVVNSPSNPTGSVFTDAALEGVRDLAVEHDIAVISDEIYERIAYDVEPTSLGALEGMEDRTITLNGFSKAFSMTGWRLGYYCAPEELVSQAGKVHSHSVSCAVNFVQHAGVEALSERTDDTVVEMRDAFRERRDMLLELFDEHDVEVPYPDGAFYMMPKFAPDGDDQQWCEDALEQAQVATVPGSAFGAPGYARISYAASEDRLREAVDRLAAADLI; encoded by the coding sequence ATGAGCGAACACGAATTCGACTTCGCGGCGCGCGTCGAGCGGGTGGAGCCGAGCGCGACGCTCGCCATCTCGAACCTCGCCTCGGAACTCGAAGCACAGGGGAAAGACGTCGTCGACCTCTCCGTCGGTGAACCCGACTTCCCGACGCCCGACAACGTCGTCCGGGCCGGCAAGGACGCGATCGACGCGGGGCACACGGGTTACACCTCCTCGAACGGGATTCCCGAACTCCGCGAGGCCATCGCGACGAAACTGCAGGGCAACGGCATCGACTGTGGGTCGGAGAACATCGTCGTCACTCCCGGCGGCAAGCAGGGCCTGTTCGAGGTCATCCAGACAATCGTCGACGACGGGGACGAGGTCGTCCTCCTGGACCCCGCGTGGGTCTCCTACGAGGCGATGGTGAAGCTCGCGGGTGGCACCCTCTCGCGCGTCGACCTCTCCCCGTACGACTTCCAGCTCGAACCGGCGCTCGACGACCTCGCCGAGGCCGTCAGCGACGACACCGAACTCCTCGTCGTCAACTCCCCGTCGAACCCGACCGGGTCGGTGTTCACGGACGCGGCGCTCGAAGGCGTCCGCGACCTCGCCGTCGAACACGACATCGCCGTCATCTCCGACGAGATCTACGAGCGCATCGCCTACGACGTCGAGCCGACCTCGCTCGGCGCGCTGGAGGGGATGGAAGACCGCACCATCACCCTCAACGGCTTCTCGAAGGCGTTCTCGATGACCGGGTGGCGGCTCGGCTACTACTGCGCGCCCGAGGAACTCGTCTCGCAGGCGGGGAAGGTCCACTCGCACTCCGTCTCCTGTGCCGTCAACTTCGTCCAGCACGCGGGCGTCGAGGCGCTGTCGGAGCGCACCGACGACACCGTCGTCGAGATGCGCGACGCCTTCCGCGAGCGCCGTGACATGCTCCTCGAACTGTTCGACGAACACGACGTCGAGGTGCCGTACCCCGACGGCGCGTTCTACATGATGCCGAAGTTCGCACCCGACGGCGACGACCAGCAGTGGTGTGAGGACGCGCTCGAACAGGCGCAGGTCGCCACCGTGCCCGGCAGCGCGTTCGGCGCGCCCGGCTACGCCCGCATCTCCTACGCCGCGAGCGAGGACCGCCTCCGCGAGGCCGTCGACCGCCTCGCCGCGGCCGACCTCATCTGA
- a CDS encoding ribose 1,5-bisphosphate isomerase, translating to MDVHREVHETAAAIDAMETRGAAAIADAAARALRSQARTSDAETPEAFRAELRAAARTLFETRPTAVSLPNALRYVLHGADGQTVAALRESVETTVAEFCARLEHAQADLGEVGANRLRDGDVVMTHCHSTDALACVEAAVDQGKELRAIVKETRPRNQGHITAEALSELGVPVTLIVDSAARHYLNDVDHVLVGADSIAADGSVINKIGTSGLAVNARDRGTPIMVAAQTLKLHPATLTGHTVDIETRDVTEVIDEATRASIGAPDVVNPAFDVTPPRYVDAIVTERGQFPPESIVTLMRELFGEGTTRPWEEP from the coding sequence ATGGACGTGCACAGGGAGGTCCACGAGACGGCTGCGGCCATCGACGCCATGGAGACACGTGGTGCCGCGGCTATCGCGGACGCGGCCGCTCGGGCCCTTCGTTCGCAGGCACGGACGAGCGACGCGGAGACGCCCGAGGCGTTTCGAGCGGAGTTACGGGCGGCGGCGCGGACCCTGTTCGAGACCCGCCCGACGGCGGTGAGCCTGCCGAACGCGCTTCGGTACGTGCTCCACGGCGCGGACGGACAGACCGTCGCGGCGCTCCGCGAGTCGGTGGAGACGACCGTCGCGGAGTTCTGCGCCCGCCTGGAGCACGCGCAGGCGGACCTCGGCGAGGTGGGCGCGAACCGGCTCCGCGACGGTGACGTCGTCATGACGCACTGTCACTCGACGGACGCGCTCGCGTGCGTCGAGGCCGCCGTCGACCAGGGCAAGGAACTGAGAGCCATCGTCAAGGAGACTCGACCCCGAAACCAGGGGCACATCACCGCGGAGGCGCTGTCCGAGTTGGGCGTCCCCGTGACGCTCATCGTCGACAGCGCGGCGCGACACTACCTGAACGACGTCGACCACGTCCTCGTCGGCGCGGACTCCATCGCCGCCGACGGGAGCGTCATCAACAAGATCGGCACCTCGGGCCTCGCGGTGAACGCCCGCGACCGGGGGACGCCCATCATGGTCGCCGCCCAGACGCTGAAGCTCCACCCGGCGACGCTCACGGGCCACACCGTCGACATCGAGACCCGGGACGTCACAGAGGTCATCGACGAGGCGACCCGGGCGAGCATCGGTGCCCCCGACGTGGTGAACCCGGCGTTCGACGTGACGCCCCCGAGATACGTCGACGCCATCGTGACCGAACGCGGCCAGTTCCCCCCGGAGAGCATCGTCACGCTGATGCGCGAACTGTTCGGCGAGGGGACGACCCGTCCGTGGGAAGAGCCGTGA
- the ribH gene encoding 6,7-dimethyl-8-ribityllumazine synthase: MTRLGLVVAKFNESVTGPMETRAREAAAEHEAEIVETLSVPGSYDTPLAADRLARRDDVDAVAVVGAIVTGDTDHDRVIADAAAQGLTQVSLDRDTPVLFGVSGPGMSGAEARERVDKGAEAVYAAVEMVEALA; this comes from the coding sequence ATGACTCGACTGGGACTGGTCGTCGCGAAGTTCAACGAATCGGTGACGGGACCGATGGAGACGCGCGCGAGAGAGGCCGCCGCCGAGCACGAGGCGGAAATCGTCGAGACGCTCTCGGTGCCGGGGAGCTACGACACCCCGCTCGCGGCGGACCGTCTCGCCCGGCGCGACGACGTCGACGCCGTGGCCGTCGTGGGCGCCATCGTCACCGGCGACACCGACCACGACCGCGTCATCGCCGACGCGGCCGCGCAGGGACTCACGCAGGTGAGCCTCGACCGGGACACGCCGGTGCTGTTCGGCGTCTCCGGGCCGGGGATGAGCGGTGCCGAAGCCCGCGAGCGCGTCGACAAAGGAGCGGAAGCGGTATACGCCGCCGTGGAAATGGTGGAAGCACTAGCATGA